TGATATTCCAACCTTCGGACCGCGAAGGTCACCGCGAGCATCCGAGGATCGCCAAAGCTACTACGACTGATTGCAGACCGTGCTTGCCTCAGTCGTCGAAGCTAACCTCGAGGTCAATCACAAGACCGAAGTGGGCCGGCAACATCTCTGGCTCCGATTTTTCGCTCGTCACCGCTGCCGCCCGGCTTGGGACCGGACTCGCTACGATGATCGGTGGCGCTGCGCTGCTCGCCCGGCGAATGCCGTACTCAGCGTCTCGCTGTGTAGCAATCGCGGTGAACGTAGATTTGGACGTTGCAAACGATTTGCCGCGTGAGCGAGTTTGCTAACGTAGGTTGAGACTGCGCGCGAGCATATAAACGGCTACCGCGACTATAAGCGTTGCGAAGATTGTGTTAAGCGCACCCTTCTTATTCGAGAGAGATTTGGCGGTACTGGCCCCAAGCAATCCACCAAGCGCACCGCCGACGACGAACAGCGCCGCCAGTGTCCAATCAATAAGCCCTGAGAAGGCATAGCTGGCCGCAGTCGTGACGCCAAACGCGGTGACGGCCACGAGCGAGGAGCCGACTGCGTTCAGGATCGGCATCTCCGTGGCCAGAATAAGGGCCGGAACAATCAAGAAACCGCCGCCGATTCCGAAGAAGCCGGACAGGGTGCCCGTCATCAGGCCGAACCCGGCGAGTCTTGGGAAGTTGTCGCGGCTGAGGCGCACCAAGGGTTGACCTTCCCCGTGGCGGCCCTTCAGCATGAGCGTGCCGACAACCATCATGAGCACCGCGAAGAGCGCGAGCAGCTGCTGTCCGTCAATCATCTTGCTAAGGGTGGAGCCCAAATAGGCGCCGATCACGCCCGCCGCAGCGAACACTAGGGCGCAGCGCCATTTCACGTTTCCAGCACGCGTGTGGTTGACGAGGTTCGCGGCGGCGTTCGCGGCCACGGCAACTGCGCTCGTCCCGATGGCCACGTGCGGATTCGAGACGCCAACGAGATAGACGAGGAGCGGAACGGCGAGGATGGAGCCGCCGCCACCGACCAAGCCAAGGGAGTATCCGACGAGAGAGCCCGATGCGAGACCGAGCGCGCCTTGCGCAACACTGGGCATCATCGCTGGATTCTCCATCGTGAGATCAGGTGGTTACGCCATCCGGGCTTGCCCGCCATAGACGGCTCGGTTCCATGGCGCCCAAATCAGCAGACGCGCCATGCCGCAGAAGCCGGTGACACCGGCCGCGATCAGTCCCACGCCCACGAATGCGGGGACGGCGAGGAACCAGGAGGAGACGAGAAGCCCGAGGAGGGTGCCGATCAGTACAGAGCTGCCGGCAGCAATCTGTACCTGACGCTGCAGCTCCAGCGGCTGCTGATGATCAGTGGCAACCGGTAGGCCGGCCTTCTTCCAAGCGTTGAGCCCGCCCTCGACGCTGAAGGCTTCGCAGTCTTCCGCAACTTTGCCTGTGAGCCGTTGCGCGTTGCTCGTCGTTCGGGCGCCGCTGCGGCAATGAAAGATCACGCGCTTGCCCTCGTGCGCGGGCAGGTCGGACTCGTCGACCTTCGACAGGGGAAGGTGGTGCGCGCCCGGGATTCTCTCCCGCGCGTTTTCGTCCGCCTCGCGGATATCGATGAGAATGGCACCCTCGTCGAGGAGGCGCTTGGCTTGCTCAGGGGTGATGATGCGAAGCGACATTGTTGTTCTCCTATCGCCCTGGATTCGGCGTTCGGGCTGAACGGCAGAAGAGGCTGTGCAGGGTGGCGAATAGCCGCTCGATGCGCGGATCGGCGATCCGGTACCAGAGCGTCTGGCTTTCGCGCCGGAACGTGACGAGACCTTCGTCGCGCATTTTGGCAAGGTGCTGCGAGAGCGCGGACTGGGACAGACCAACCGCCTCGGCGAGCGAATTCACGGTCGCCTCGCCCCACTCTACGAGCTTGCACAGGATCATCAGCCGCCGCTCATTGGCGAGTGCCCGCAGGATGTCCGCCACTTCCGTGGCTTTCGTCTCGAAGGTCTCTGGATCGAAGGTTTGCTTGGCCACCAGCACGCTCCATTACATTAGATATTGCTTATTTAGAGAAAGCGAATATATTGTCAAGCGCAACCGGAGACAAAGCCGAACAGGAGGTACACACGATGTCAGGCCAGCCCATCATCCGGGCGTTCTTCGACGAGCCCACCAGCACCGTGAGCTACCTTGTCGCCGATCCGGCGACCATGAAGGCGGCGATCATCGATCCCGTTCTCGACTACGACCATGCTGCGGGCACGGTGGACACGCGCTCGGTGCAGGCGATGCTGACAGCTGCGGCCGAGGCAGGCTATACCGTCGAGTGGGCCCTGGAGACGCATGCCCATGCGGACCACCTCTCGGGCGCGCCCTACATAAAGGGCAAGACCGGCGCGAAAATCGGCATCGGCGAGCACATTAAGGACGTGCAGCGCATCTTTCGCCCAATCTTCAATGCTGCTGATCTCAAAACGGACGGCAGCGACTTCGACCACCTGTTTGCAAATGGCGAGCGCTTCCGCATCGGCGAGCTTGATGCGGAGATCCTCTTCACCCCAGGGCACACACCGGCCGACATCTCCTATAAGATCGAGGACGCGGTGTTCGTCGGCGACACTCTATTCATGCCCGACTATGGTACGGCTCGGGCCGATTTCCCCGGCGGCGATGCGCACCAACTCTACCGTTCGATCAAGCGGTTGCTGGCGCTGCCACCGGAGACGCGCCTATTCATGTGTCACGACTACAAGGCACCTGGCCGGAACAGCTATGCTTGGGAGACCACCGTCAAGGACCAGCGCGAGAAGAACGTGCATGTGAAGGAAGGAGTCACCGAAGACGAGTTCGTCGCGATGCGCAAGGCGCGGGACGCCGCCCTGTCCGCTCCAAGGCTTCTCCTCCCGTCCATTCAGGTGAATATCCGGGCGGGCAGGTTTCCGCCAGCGGAAGCCAATGGAGTGCGTTATCTCGCGATCCCGGTGAAGCTCAAGGGTGACGCTCAGGTCTGCGTCTAGATTTCGTGCTCGTCGCCGCTGGCCCGTTTCTTTCCGCGTTGTGCACTTCGATCGACCGACGCTTCTGGATGACCAAGAGCTGACTTGGCATGACAGCGTCCGGCAGCACATCCCGGAAAGGATGGGCTTGATCCTGTAGCCAGTACAGGAGCTAATCTAATGAGGAAGTGATGCAATCATCAGCGCGGCGCCGGGGTCTGCGGGCCCCTGGTCGCGTCGAGGGTTGCCGAACCTATGTCACGGCCTCGCGCTGGCGGCGGCGTCGGCATCAGAAATGGGCCGATTGACCCAAATCAACGACCGGCCCGGTCGAACCACCCAATATGCAAACGCACGTTATTATGACTAGGCGACGTGGCTAAGGAGAACAACTCTTCGAAAGGAGCACTGCGATGAACAGGAAGATTGTTGGCGGACTCGCCGCAGCGGCCCTGGTGGCTGTCGGCGCCGGAGGAGCAGTCGGCGTCATGAGTGTGAGCCCAGCGCTGGCCCAGGGGTATGGCGCATATGGCTGTCCGGGAATGAGCATGATGGGCCCGGGCATGATGGGTCCCGGCATGATGGGTCCCGGCATGATGGGTCATGGGATGATGGGTCCCGGCATGATGGGTCAAGGGATGATGGGCATGATGGGCCCCGGCATGATGGGGCAGCAGGCCAATCTGAATCTCACCGCCAATGACGTGAGAGCGTACTTGGAGCGTTGGGTCGCCATGTCGGGCAATCCTCGCATTAAGGTCGGCCCTGTCACCGAGAGAAACGACAATACGGTAAGCGCGGACATCGTCACGACGGACAGGGATGCGCTTGTGCAGCGCTTTTCCATCGATCGGACCACCGGCATCTATCGCGTGGTTCAGTGACGGCATGTATTGGGACGGAATGGGGATGATGGGTTGGGGATGGACGCCACTTCATGGTGTCTTCGCCCTTCTGCTTCTGATCGTTGCTATTGTCGCGGCGATAGCGCTCGTCCGAGCCATTTCGGGCGGGCGGGACGCTGCGGGCTCGTCAGATCGCCGGTCGCGTGCGCTCGACCTCTTGGAAGAGCGCTATGCGAAGGGCGAAATTGACCGCGACGAGTACCTGCAGAAGAAGGGCGATATCGGCGCATAGGGGCATCGGCGTCGGATACTGGAGGCTGTGGATGAGCTATTACTTCAGCAAGACATTGCCGATTGCGTTCGATGACGCGGTGCAACGGACTGTTGATGCGCTGAAGGCTGAGGGCTTCGGCATCATCACTGAGATCGACGTCAAGCAGACGTTCAAGCAAAAGATAAATGTCGATTTTCGAAACTACCGCATACTCGGAGCGTGCAATCCGGCGCTTGCTCACGAGGCGTTGCAGATCGAGGACAAGGTCGGGACGATGTTGCCCTGCAACGTCGTCGTCCAGGACGTGGGCCAGAATCGAACGGAGGTCGCCGCCATCGATCCTGTTGCTTCCATGCAGGCCATCGACAATGTCGATCTAAAACGAGCAGCTGAAAAGGTCCGTGGAAAACTGAAGCAGGTTATCGACCGGCTCTGACCTAACCTCCTGCCGGAACCACTGGCGACCAAGACTGTAGAGAGTCGTAGGAGACGGCCTGTTTGCGGGGTGCACGCCCGTCGATGGCTGTTTCGGGCATCAGTCCTTGTCGTCCGAGACCTCGACCACGTGCCCTACCTGGCGACGGCGGCCTTCGCCCTCGGATTGGACCAAGTCACCAAGCGGATCGCCCTGGGCAGTCTTACGCCCGGCGTCGGGCTGCCCATCACCCCGTTTTTCACTGTGCGGCTCGGATTCAATGAAGGCGTGTCGTTCGGGATGTTTGCGGACTGGTTTTCCGGCCGCCCATTGGTCTTGGCAGCCATCGCGACGGGAATCACTGTGCTGCTTGCCGTTTGGCTATGGCGAACACGCAAGCGGCCGCAGGCGCTCGCGCTGGGAGCCATACTCGGTGGCGCGCTGAGCAACGTCATTGACCGTCTTCAGATTGGCGCCGTCGTCGTACCTCGATTTTCACGCGTTGGGCCATCATTGGCCCGCCTTCAATTTCGCTGACGCGGCGATTGTCTGTGGCGTCGCGATTCTCGTGCTCGGAGAGATTGTGGGCCGTCCAGGTGAGAGTCGCCGAGAACTTCAATAATCCGGCAAGTTGCGACTTTCCCATTGTCGCACTCCTTGATCATCCGGGTGAGCTCGTTCCTTAGCCCGAGTAGCCGGCGGATACGGCTCTCTACGGCGTCAAGCTGATCGGCAGCGATGCAGCTCACCTGTTCGCACGACGCCTCAGGCATCTCTTGCAGAGCGAGCATCGTCTTGATGGCCGCGATGTCAAAGCCGAGTTCCCGGGCATGGCGGATGAACGTCAGCCGCCGAATATCCTCTGCTCCATAGAGGCGTCGTCCACTGTCGGTCCGGGGCGCCGGGGGTATCAGCCTGATCCGTTCATAATAGCGGATCGTCTCGATATTGACGCCCGTGCGTTTGGACAAGGTTCCGATAGTGATCATCGCGGGGTTGATTCTGTAGTGGCTACAGCATGTAGGTATAGCGACTCGCTGGAGGTGTGTGAACCCGAGAACGATTATGACCGAGCATGTCGTAGGCCTGATCTGGGACGCCTGGCGAGCTAAGCGTCAGGGGCGCGAGGCGCTCGCGGCTTGCCAGACGAGCCGCCTCGTCGACATGGTGGCCTATGCGCGGGCTCGCTCGCCCTTCTATGGTGAGCGCTATCACGATCTCCCGGACCGCATTGAGGACCCGCGCCAATTGCCGGTTACCGACAAGAAGCTGCTCATGGAGCGCTTCGACGAATGGTGCACCGATCGCGCCGTCACGCTCCAGGCTGCAGAAGCGCTCGTCGACGATCCCAGCCGGATCGGAGAGTGGTTCCTCGGAAAATATACCGTGATGACCACCTCCGGCACGACCGGCCGCCGCGGCATCTTCGTGGTCGACGATCGCACGATGGCGGTCGTGACTGCAATGATGCTCCGCTGGGTTGGTGACTGGCTCAGTCCCAGTGACTATCTCAAGATCGTCGCCCGCCGTGGGCGGATGGCGATGGTGATGGCGACCGGCGGCCATTTCGCGTCGGCTGTTGCCGCGGCGCGTCTGAAGAAGCGGCGCGGAAAACACGTCGAGGTGCTTTCGGCGCACATGCCGATGACAGAGCTTGTGGCTCGCCTGAACCGTTTCCAGCCGGCGATACTTGCCCCTTATGCCAGCATGGCCGCTCTGCTCGCCGACGAGCAGGAGGCCGGCCGGCTCGACATCCATTACCGCCCGGTCGCTCCAGGCGAGCAGTCGCACACGGTGCTGATCAGCAATCTCGCCAATCGTGTGCAGCCGATCCTGCGATACGATCTTGGCGACAGCGTGCTGCAGCGGCCCGATCCATGCCCCTGCTGCAATCCGTTGCCCGCGATCCGCGTCCAGGGCCGTTCCGCAGACGTCCTCACTTTTCGCGCTTCGACGGGCGAGGTCAGGCTTCCTCCGCTGGCGCTCACCCAGCGCATCGAGGCCGTTCGGGGCATCACGCTCTTTCAACTCGCGCAGACGGCGCCCGCGGCACTTGAGATGCATCTGCAACTCGCGCCGACGGCTAATGCAGAAACCGTCTGGCGCGAGGCCGAAGCAGGTTTGCGGAAGGTGCTTGCCGAGCACGGACTTGAACACGTCGTCGTTGAGCGCGGCGATCACCCTGGCGGCGCGGTCCTCGGCGGGAAGTTCCGAGAGGTCATTCCCCTGTCGACATCAGGCTGAACAGGTCCGGCCGAACGCGAAAGAAGGTGGCGTGCGCTTCGGCGAGAAACAGCATCGGATCATTCTGTGGAGCGTGGCCGCCACCGCGGTTGCCATTGCCGTGGCCGGCGCAGGTCTTGGACGCGGTCTGGCCCGGGAAAGAAGGAGAAGGCTCGTGAGCCAGCGTCCCCTGTGGCTATCTGCTTCCCGAAATCCGGAGAAAGTGAAGGAGAGGCTTGCCGAGATCGTGGCCTTTGCCCGGGCCAACTCTCCCTACTACCGCGATCTGTACAAGAATCTGCCCGCGAGGGTCGAGGACTCCCGCCTGCTGCCCGTCACCGACAAGAAGACGCTCATGGCGAACTTCGATCGTTGGGTGACGGATCGCGAGGTCACGATTGAGCGCGTGCGTAAGTTTATCGAAGATCCGAGCCTCGTCGGCGAAATGCTCCTCGGGAAATATCTGGTCGCCACGACCGCCGGCACGACGGGCAAACCGGGCATCTTCATATTGGATGACAATCACATGCGAGGCGGGACATCCGGCCTCCGAGAAGCGTTCAGAACCTGGCTGTCGCTCGGGGACGTTGTACGGATTGTTCTGCGCGGAGCGCGATTTGCGGCCCTGCACGCCACCGGCGGTCATTTCGTTTCGGTTACGGGTTTCACTCGGGCGCGGCGCTCCAGCCGGGTTTTGGCGAAACTCACTCGCGATTTCTCGGTGCACGCGCCGATAAGGGAACTCGTCAACGGCCTCAATGAGTTCCGTCCAGCCGTTGTCCTTGGCTACGCCTCTACCGCCTCTCTGCTGGCTCGCGAGCAGGAACTTGGACGGCTGCGCATCAAGCCGGTGTTGTTGGTGGTTACGGCCGAGGGCCTTGCGGAAGAAGAGTACGGGCGGATCGCCAAGGCGTTCGGCGCGAAGGTCCGCAACACATGGGGCTCAACCGAGATCGGTGGCCCGACCTACAGCTGCACCGAGGGATGGCTCCACGTCGTCGGCGACTGGATCATCCTCGAGCCGGTGGATGCCGATTTCCGCCCCGTTTCGCCGGGCGAGGAGTCGGACACGGTGCTGGTGACCAATCTCGCCAATCGCGTGCAGCCGATCCTGCGTTACGATCTCGGCGACCGCATCCTGCAGAGGCCGGACCCTTGTCCCTGCGGCAATCCCCTGCCGGCGATCCGCGTCCAGGGTCGCTCCGCCGAGGTTCTCCGCTTTCCGACCCAAGCCGGCAAAGACGTCTCGATACCGCCGCTCGCGTTCGAGATCGACCACGTGCCGGGAGTCGATCTGTCGCAAGTCGTGCAGACTGCGCCGACCAACTTGCGCGTACGCCTGCGCCTCGAGTCTGGTGCGGATCCGGACCAAGTCTGGAGGACGGTGCACGGCGAATTGAAGCATTTGCTCGACAGCCACGAACTCCACGAGGTGACGATCGAGCGCGCCGAGGAGCCGCCGGAACAGTCGAGGGGCGGCAAGGTCAGGCAGGTCATTCCGCTGGCTCAAGCAGAACCGCCGGCCGATCGAAAACAAGACTGAAAGGAGCGTGGTCATGAAGGAAGTCGCCAAGTTCCTCGCTGGATTTGCCGGAAATCAGCTCCTGACGCATGGGGTTTTGGCGATCAGCGGCACCCGGTTCAGTGTCTTCGGGATCGATTACACCCCTAAATTGAACACGACCGCCGCGATCGTCTGGGGCGTGCTCATGCTGCTACTGATTTACTATGCCTGGGTCAGGAGATGACGAGCACGATTCAGTACACGTCCATAGAAAGCCGGACATGAAACATGCCAGGTGACGAAGAGACCGAGATACGCCTCGATGCCCGTAATGTCGACGAACGACGCACGCTGCGCTGGGTACTCGGGATTAACTTCACGCAGGTCTTGGTAGCCGGTGCCGTCGGCATCCTGGCGGATTCCACGGGCCTGCTCGGTGCCGCACTCGACAATCTGGGGGACGCCGCAGTTTATGCGGTCAGTCTCTATGCGGTCGGCCGCACGGTCATTACCAAGGCACGCGCCGCAAACCTGTCCGGCATTCTTCTGATCCTCCTTGCCTTCGGTTTGCTTGTAGAAGTCTTGCGTCGGTTTTTCGCGGGAGCCGAGCCGATCGGGCTCGCGATGATCATCACGGCGCTCGCGAACGCGGCTACCAATTTGCTCTGCCTTCGCCTTTTGCGAGCGCATCGTGCGCATGGTGTGCACTTCAAGGCGTCGTGGATTTTTACAACGAACGACATGCTGGCCAATGCGGGCATCGTCCTTTCCGGTCTCTTGGTGATGTTTCTGAAGTCTCCGGTCCCCGATCTCGTGATCGGGGTTCTGATCGTCGGAATCGTCCTCAAAGGAGGGTGGGAGATTCTCAAAGAGGCGCGTGAAGCCCGCGATTCTGCACAGGGAAACAGAGGATGACCAAACGTCTCCTGTGGACCCATAACCAGGCGTTTGCCTCCAGGAGGCCGGAAGATCTCGCCGAACGGGATTTGGAGAGCCGCAATGCCCCGGATTCCACGTGACAGAAGTCTGGACTCGACGATCGCCCTGATGGGTGATCCCTATAGATTTATCTGGAATCGAAGTCGGCGCTATCGATCGGACCTGTTTGAAACGCGGCTTCTGCTGCGGAAGACCATCTGTATGACGGGCCCGGAAGCGGCCCAGCTGTTCTACGATCCGAGCCGCTTCGTACGCACCGGTGCGATGCCTAAGGCGATCCAGAAGACGTTGCTCGGCGTAGGTGGCGTGCAGGGCCTCGACGACGACGCCCACCGGCATCGCAAGCAAATGTTCATGTCGCTGATGACACCCGAGCGGATCGAGCAGCTCATCCAGCTGACCGCGGCCGAGTGGCAGATCCGAGTGCTCAAGTGGGGATCGATGGACGAGGTCGTGCTCTATTCAGAGCTCCACTTGCTTCTGACACGCGCGGCCTGTGCCTGGGCCGGTGTGCCGCTCGCGGATTCAGAGGTCGACGCGCGGACCAAGGAGATTGCCGCGTTGTTCGACCATGCGGGTTCGGTCGGACTTAGACACCTGTGGTCGCGGTGGGCCCGAAAACGGGCTGATCGTTGGATGGCGGATATCATCGATCAGATCCGCGGTGGCCGTATCCGGCCGCCCGAACAGTCGGCTGCCCACATCATTGCGTGGCATCGGGATCTCAATGGTGAGCTGCTCACGCCTCAGATCGCCGCTGTCGAACTGATCAATGTGATCAGGCCGACGGTTGCCGTCTCGGTTTACATGATTTTCGTCGCCCACGCATTGCACGCGCATCCCAAAATTCGAGAGAGGCTTCAGGCCGACGACGACAGCTACTCCCGCTGTTTCGTCCAGGAGGTTCGCCGGTACTATCCTTTTTTCCCGGCAGTCGCTGCGCGAACGCGGCAGGCATTCGATTGGAACGGATACCAATTCCCCGCAGGTCGACGCGTTCTCCTCGATCTATACGGCACCAACCAGGACCCCCGAACTTGGGAGAGACCGGAGGAGTTCGAGCCCGAGCGATTCCGCCGGTGGAACGAGAGCCCATTCAATTTCATCCCGCAGGGCGGCGGAGACCACTACGCTAATCATCGCTGTCCTGGCGAATGGATTGCAATCGAGCTCATGAAGCTGACTGCGGATTTCCTCACGCGCTCCATGAGCTACGAGGTGCCGCAGCAAGACCTGGGCATTGACTGGTCGCGGCTGCCCGCATTGCCGCGTAGCCGGTTCGTGATCAGCAACGTCGGGGAACGCTGAAATGTCCCTGCATATGCGCCGGCAAGCTGAAGCACCAAAGTCCTGGCAGTCAAGCGACGGCAAGGAGAACCCGAATGAGTAAACCTCCGATACCGAAAGACCTGCCTGCCGAGCTGGCACGCGTCCGCCGTCAGGCTGCGCTGTCTTTCTTGTTTTGCGCGCCCGTTCTTGGGGCGGCCGTCTGGTGGCTGCCACAGCAGTTCAACTTTCCGGCAGAAGTGGGCGAGCGGCTGGCGTTCGCCGCGCGGTCGAGCCTGCTCATCATGCTTTGGGTCTTGATTGGGGTCGGAATCATTGCGAGGCTCCGGCGCAAGTCAGCGCACGACACTGCGGGCTCTGCCTACGGCCCGCCGAGCGAGCGGCTAAGAGTTCCGCTGGCGTTCCTGCAAAACACGCTTGAGCAGGCGACGCTGGCGGCCTTTGCCGTCATGGCGCTCGCCACGGTCGAGGGCGAGGCGCCGCTCGCTTTCATAGTGGGAATGGTCGTGCTGTTCGGGATCGGGCGAATCACCTTCTTTCGTGGCTATCCTCATGGTTCGCCTGGCAGGGCGTTCGGCGTGGTGACGACTGCGTTGCCGATCATGGGCGCGTTTGCCTGGGTGATCTTCGACATAGGCGAGAGGCTGATCCGCGGCGTCGCCTAGTCGCCCGGCGTCGTCCCATGAGCGCTTCTCTCTACGAGCCGATCAGCATTTACAAGGCCGTCGCGGCGAACATCGGCATCGTCGATGGACCATTCGAATATCTGACGGTCGGTGGCGCAAGGTTGCCGCTTCCGTTCACTACTCGAATGACAGTCGTGCGCCTCGCGAACGGCGACCTCTTCCTCCACTCGCCGACTAAGTTTGACGATCGTCTAGCGGCGGAGTTGCAACAGTTGGGAGCACCTCGCCATCTCGTATCGCCCAACCAGTTCCACTACGCGCACATCGGCGAGTGGCAGAAGGCGTT
This window of the bacterium YEK0313 genome carries:
- a CDS encoding Sulfite exporter TauE/SafE, with the protein product MMPSVAQGALGLASGSLVGYSLGLVGGGGSILAVPLLVYLVGVSNPHVAIGTSAVAVAANAAANLVNHTRAGNVKWRCALVFAAAGVIGAYLGSTLSKMIDGQQLLALFAVLMMVVGTLMLKGRHGEGQPLVRLSRDNFPRLAGFGLMTGTLSGFFGIGGGFLIVPALILATEMPILNAVGSSLVAVTAFGVTTAASYAFSGLIDWTLAALFVVGGALGGLLGASTAKSLSNKKGALNTIFATLIVAVAVYMLARSLNLR
- the ygaP gene encoding Inner membrane protein YgaP yields the protein MSLRIITPEQAKRLLDEGAILIDIREADENARERIPGAHHLPLSKVDESDLPAHEGKRVIFHCRSGARTTSNAQRLTGKVAEDCEAFSVEGGLNAWKKAGLPVATDHQQPLELQRQVQIAAGSSVLIGTLLGLLVSSWFLAVPAFVGVGLIAAGVTGFCGMARLLIWAPWNRAVYGGQARMA
- the bigR_4 gene encoding Biofilm growth-associated repressor — translated: MAKQTFDPETFETKATEVADILRALANERRLMILCKLVEWGEATVNSLAEAVGLSQSALSQHLAKMRDEGLVTFRRESQTLWYRIADPRIERLFATLHSLFCRSARTPNPGR
- a CDS encoding putative metallo-hydrolase codes for the protein MSGQPIIRAFFDEPTSTVSYLVADPATMKAAIIDPVLDYDHAAGTVDTRSVQAMLTAAAEAGYTVEWALETHAHADHLSGAPYIKGKTGAKIGIGEHIKDVQRIFRPIFNAADLKTDGSDFDHLFANGERFRIGELDAEILFTPGHTPADISYKIEDAVFVGDTLFMPDYGTARADFPGGDAHQLYRSIKRLLALPPETRLFMCHDYKAPGRNSYAWETTVKDQREKNVHVKEGVTEDEFVAMRKARDAALSAPRLLLPSIQVNIRAGRFPPAEANGVRYLAIPVKLKGDAQVCV
- a CDS encoding Phenylacetate-coenzyme A ligase produces the protein MSQRPLWLSASRNPEKVKERLAEIVAFARANSPYYRDLYKNLPARVEDSRLLPVTDKKTLMANFDRWVTDREVTIERVRKFIEDPSLVGEMLLGKYLVATTAGTTGKPGIFILDDNHMRGGTSGLREAFRTWLSLGDVVRIVLRGARFAALHATGGHFVSVTGFTRARRSSRVLAKLTRDFSVHAPIRELVNGLNEFRPAVVLGYASTASLLAREQELGRLRIKPVLLVVTAEGLAEEEYGRIAKAFGAKVRNTWGSTEIGGPTYSCTEGWLHVVGDWIILEPVDADFRPVSPGEESDTVLVTNLANRVQPILRYDLGDRILQRPDPCPCGNPLPAIRVQGRSAEVLRFPTQAGKDVSIPPLAFEIDHVPGVDLSQVVQTAPTNLRVRLRLESGADPDQVWRTVHGELKHLLDSHELHEVTIERAEEPPEQSRGGKVRQVIPLAQAEPPADRKQD
- the zitB gene encoding Zinc transporter ZitB, yielding MPGDEETEIRLDARNVDERRTLRWVLGINFTQVLVAGAVGILADSTGLLGAALDNLGDAAVYAVSLYAVGRTVITKARAANLSGILLILLAFGLLVEVLRRFFAGAEPIGLAMIITALANAATNLLCLRLLRAHRAHGVHFKASWIFTTNDMLANAGIVLSGLLVMFLKSPVPDLVIGVLIVGIVLKGGWEILKEAREARDSAQGNRG
- the cypC gene encoding Fatty-acid peroxygenase, which encodes MPRIPRDRSLDSTIALMGDPYRFIWNRSRRYRSDLFETRLLLRKTICMTGPEAAQLFYDPSRFVRTGAMPKAIQKTLLGVGGVQGLDDDAHRHRKQMFMSLMTPERIEQLIQLTAAEWQIRVLKWGSMDEVVLYSELHLLLTRAACAWAGVPLADSEVDARTKEIAALFDHAGSVGLRHLWSRWARKRADRWMADIIDQIRGGRIRPPEQSAAHIIAWHRDLNGELLTPQIAAVELINVIRPTVAVSVYMIFVAHALHAHPKIRERLQADDDSYSRCFVQEVRRYYPFFPAVAARTRQAFDWNGYQFPAGRRVLLDLYGTNQDPRTWERPEEFEPERFRRWNESPFNFIPQGGGDHYANHRCPGEWIAIELMKLTADFLTRSMSYEVPQQDLGIDWSRLPALPRSRFVISNVGER
- a CDS encoding MAPEG family protein — translated: MSKPPIPKDLPAELARVRRQAALSFLFCAPVLGAAVWWLPQQFNFPAEVGERLAFAARSSLLIMLWVLIGVGIIARLRRKSAHDTAGSAYGPPSERLRVPLAFLQNTLEQATLAAFAVMALATVEGEAPLAFIVGMVVLFGIGRITFFRGYPHGSPGRAFGVVTTALPIMGAFAWVIFDIGERLIRGVA